The genomic window GTTGTGCAGAGATCATAACTAGCCTTAAACCCTGATCATTACACGCAGACGATCGATCCCATTTTTCTCGTGTTAATAACGCGCTGAATCAAAAGCGCAAAGTTGTGAATGACATTTACTAACATATATGAACGCAGGATTACATCTAGTTACAGCCTAGCAGCTCGAATTGATTGTTCATATGGCTCCCGAAAAAACTAATGCATGCATCGAGAGAAGGTATCGAGCTCAACAGGAACTGCCTGAAAATGGTACTAGACAATTCTAACTGCTATTAGGACATACAAACGAAATCAAGTCCCCGACGTGTGCTATTAGTTAACTGTTCTTCCAGTACAACGCCACGACAGGATGACTTTCTCAGGAGAAGGCATCTGGGCAAATGACAATAGTTGACGAATGAGTTAACTGCAGGTTTCCAGACAAAAGCGTTCCAGCGTTGATGCAACAAACGAATCAAGGTCACGAGTCACAAATCACAACAGAGCGACCCATGTTATTATCGGCGAGGCTAGCTCTAACCGTGTCAACATATCGGATCAAAATGGCTGGGCTTCGATCTTGGTTGCCTGCTTGCATCCGTGCCAAAAAAAAGCCGTTCCTCGGGGTATCAGGTATACAGCAGCTGTTACATCATCTGGCAAGCCGTGCATCTTCTTTACTACGCTGCTTGGAGCTGAGGGGCAAGCTTTTCCAAATCCACAGGAATATCGAGGCCTGACTTTGTCAGGCAATTGATCATTGTAGGGATGTCCTTGACCAAAGCTTCCTCCATAGCCTGATAAATAGAGATATTTTGATATTAGACAAGTACATGTAAGTATAACAGATCCCCAAGAAAGTCAATTTACTTCCAAAATGTAATGTCATAAGGAGAACATAATTCTGCCGGGCATTACAAAAGTACCATATTCCTGATTGTGGAGAAATCAAACCAAAAATCATTTATCCCACCTTCCTATCATCTTTCTTCTGCCTCTTTATCACCTCTGTAGGCCATTCAGCTATCAGCTTTTGGAGTTCATCCTTGACAAATGGTTTCTTCTGATCAGGCAAATGCTACATGCAACCATAAATTTTCATCTGGTAAACGTCTTTCAAGGATTttatatgcaaaataaaaaactgaTTACTCAAATACTTTGGCATAAAGATTCAGTGGTGTTCGTGAAGAATATGTTCACATTCAAAATGCTGAAAATAGCATGAGTTCGAAATGCTTGAACAGCATAGCAAACAAAGGAAAACAGTAGGGCATTAAGAGTAAGGCATTATTTATCCAGAAGAAATCAGAAGATGCTGTTGGTATGAAGCAATTCCCATATTTTACTAAGAAAAGTCTGATGGCAATCAGTATTGTGTACCAACCTTATTAAGGAGTTTAATAATGCCAGCGGCACTTTCCAGCTTGCGTTCAAGCAGAAACCCctgcaacaaaacaactcatAATGAATCTGATATCAGGAACCTGAAGCAATGGATCAACAGCACCTATGTAGTTACGCTCAACAAATGGGCACAAGTGCTAACACAGACCCGTGGATCATGACGTAGTAATGCTACAGTAAGTGCTACTTAGTGCACTATTGCGACTTAACATGGCAGGTCGAAAAGCACAGATGTAAATCGGTCAGTTCAACTTCACAGGGGGAAAAACACTAGAAAGAGTAATACTGTAGTATAACAATTCCGTGTAATAATGTCGATTCTAGGAACAATTACCTTTGCACATGCAAAACCTGTTGCAAGAGTATAGTGTTTGACAGACTTGCCTCTTAGACTATTTATGTCCCAAATAGCTTGTGAATCTCCTGCAGAAGCAGAACTCTGTTACGAAAGTGTCCTTCACAGAACAGAACCATGTCATAACTCCAAAAGCAGTATAGGGAAACTTAGATTTGTCTAGCAAGCAACAGAAAATGACTATTTTATAAACAAAAAAACATTAACTTTGACAATAGCACCGCCCCCCTGGATTTTATCATGCAGGTAAGGTAACTGCCTCAGGATTGAGCCATGCCACTTGAAACAAGCAATGAAGAATCAAACTGCTTACCAACTTTGGCAGCAAATTCCATCCAAATGTCAAATGCAGTACGATGCAACTTGACGCCAGCCTTAACAAATCTTTCCGCGTATTTTGAGAGTAAATCCCATCTATCAGCGTTATAGCAGATGCTGCATAAGACAATATAAATCCATGAAATTAATATCGATAGGACCATGGAATCTTGAAAGCAAAAGAATGAACCAAGGAACACTGGAATAGAAATCAATCGTAACAAGCTTTCGAGGTTACCATTTCTACATAATTCACATTATTAGATATGACTCTCGGTCATTCAGTAGGACTCCTAGTTAACCTAGTTAATAGTCTACTAAGATAACATTTTCAGgatttatatttttaaagaaAACAAGGGCAAAGTGACTCAGAAGTCAGAACTACAGCGCTAATATACATGACTGATATGACACAGTCAAATGCAGGAACCAATTTAATATCTCTAAGAcctaaatataatttttaacaTTTATCTAAAAGCCCAGGTCTTGGTGTACAGTGTACTATAATATGAAAACAATAGATGAAACAATGGTATAAATTATTGAAAAGCAAAAATGACATACCTGAAAACTATATCAGCAGTGCCTGGTTGCAACGGCAAGGAATTTCTTCTAAGGACTTGCATTATGCTTTCCATTAGTTCAGTATCGTTGTGCTCTTTAGCATGTTGCTGCAAAAGAAGGGAATTGTAACCAAGTAACTTGGAAAGTGATAAGAGTTAATATAGTCAAATACCAGTAGATAATGAGCAGAACCAATGGTTGGTGTTATTCCATAAACATTATGCTTCCATAAAGCCTTCAACCCTGCATTGATGTCATAAAATGAATTAATGGGGGCAATAGGGCCCTGGGTTCAGTTAGACTTGATTTTGAAGGCAAAATGGGACATCGCCAGACAGAAACTGGCACATAAATGTTTAATATGTCTAGTTATGCAAGGCACACAACTTGAAAAGTGAAAAAACTTAAATGCTTCCAGGCAGTACATGAAAGTTAACATCTTCATGTATCTGAGATAATGTCATATATGCTTTAGCATGTCAACCTTGTATAATGCTTCCTAATGAATGAATTTGAGAAACTTGTGCCAAGATTATTTAAAGAAAAGTTAACATAATGTATCATGGCATGATGGCAGAACAAATAGatggcattttttttctttttgtttgaatATCTATACATCATTCTTGTTTTCATTAGAATGCAATGCACAAGGTCTCCCCTAGGGAATCTAAAGctgtacaaaaaaaaaaacatcagaaCCCTGATTCaacagaaaacaaaaaagtGGAAACAAGCACACGCCCCAACAGCCAAGGCAACAAATAAAGATGGATCCAAGACCTTTGTATAGGGTTCATACCATAGTCAAGGGTGCCTACGCGAGCACAAGCCTCGGTCACTTTCATACAGAGATGGTCATTGAAGTTTGCACTGATGCGAAGATTTGATAGTCTCTGCATCAACAATAAGTTTTAGTTTATGATAGCTTCTAGTGACGGAACAATATTTAGGAGAATAGAATGATACATCCTTGCCCATCTATGCCCAGAAACATCAGTTACATATTAAGAAAACTACTAAGCACTAACTATAAGGAACAGAAAAAGAATAGACACAGAAACTGTTACTTTTTAAAAGATCTTCCTGCATTACCAGCCTAAAAGTGTTTTCATATTTCAGTCAACATCACAATTCCAGACCATACACTCTCGTTCCATATGTATGTTTAAAATCATCTGTTGAGAATTTTTTCAATATGGCCAACATATAACAGAAACTCTATGTTAACTCAGCTGAATCAATGAGCATCTCTTTCtcatagaaataaaaaataatcctGAAAATCAATATTAGATGGTTTCTTGTAATCGTACTCTTATGAGTGGTGATGGAACCAACAAATGTGCATATGTTACAAACTTCAGATAATATAGGCATACAATGTATTAAGCTGGCTTTATGGTAAACAAAAGATACAAAGAACACAAGCATAGCCAGTCAGGGAAGCAAAAAGAAGCATTCTTAACGCATGGGAAAATTTTGGGGCTTACAAATACTCTTAACTTCTgcaaaatctgaaaaagaagTTTGATGTCCTCCTCGTTGGAGCAGCTGCTGATCATTGACCACAACCAGGCATTTGGAGGCATAGTCTCAGCTTCAACagatttcaacattttttggtACAGCTCCTCTACAGCTTCTGCGGCCATCCATGACATTAGCAAATGGAAAAATGATACTGATTAAAGTATTCAATAATTCGAAGAAACAGGCTAATGAACAATATGAAATTCAATGCTTGATGGATAAATATATAAAGCATACAGAATCAATTAATTCATTTAGAAAGAAATACAAAgtaaattcaataaaaaaaacatcacaGATTGAATTATTGCTGTGTGAAATGACTGAATTTGTCTGcgaaaaaaaacacaaattaaACATCTACaagcaaaaaaacaaaatgtCAATTTCACAAATCTAGCAGAGCCAACTGGGATAAATTATCATATCATAACCTTCAAATAAGCATTAGAGTCATAATTGCATTAAAAAAAAGCATTAGAATCAGAAAAGAACTCTGCATTTCTGAATTATAGTCATGGATCACTTATATGAGAAAAGCTTAGAAAGACATTGCAAAGATTACTGGCGAGATAATAAAGAAGTAAAGAACATTGATGAATCCAGTTGGTACTTGGTAGATGGTTGGCTCATAAAGGAGATCCTTTCGGCTTTTGTTGCTAACTTAGTGCTTGTATAAAATAGGTTGCTACTTATCTCAGTACAGGGTCTAAATGCATCAACTCACGCATAGCAATAACTTTTAATCATCTCGTTAATATTGATTTAAACATCTAGTCAAGGTCTCAAGTATattacaagaaagaaaaaaaaatgttacgaATATAAAAAGAACTCTCTAAGTTGACTGGAACTGGGATTtctatatgtgcatatataaatGAAATAGTAAATTAAACAAAATGGTACAGCTTTGACTGATAAGGATCACAGGAACTAAAAGTAATGGCAAGATAAGTGCCGAACAGTGTCCTGAAATAACCTGTAGGATGATCAACATCACTTGCTTCTGTTGAGAAGTGAGCTGTTGCCATGTGATAGCGCACTGATTTCCCACTCCGCCACTGAGAAGTCATGGTTGGCAATAGCATTTTACctaatttatcaaaaaaaaaacattttagtTAGCACAATTTAATCAATCCAAAATAATTTAATCAATAATGCAATGAATTGGTGTATACAGAACTAAAGAAGTGTTTCACTGCAACAGTTAAAGGTCACTTAGCTTGGCTGAGTTGCAAAGTGTTTGCAACACCTTTTTCATCTTGAAGAAAAAATGTAACATTAAATTCATAGCAACAAAAAGCCACGATTATGTGCAATCGTTACATGCTTCTATGTGAGTAACTGCCCACAAATGATAAAAAAGTTAAGACTGTTTAGAGATATAAATTATCTTCTAAGAATATAATGCAACTATGCGCATCACTTTGTTTCACTAGCTATCGAAACCATTCAGTGACAGTAGAGTGAACCAAGACAAGACAGATATAGCACTATGACTTGAATACTCAATTCACTATTAATCCCATTCTCTGTGATGGGGTTGAGGTTGTCAAAAAGATACAGATGAAATATTGAAGCAAACATATATGCAATAACATAGAGAAAAATAGTGCACCATAAAGCAACTGCTGAGTCGATCTCAGCTAAATCCTGCACGTGATTAATGAAATGCTCAGCAAACATGTCTTCCATCAACCCCAGAGTCTAAAGGAAAAAACCATTACGCGTCACCAAATCCCCAAGCACCCGCTAATTGATCATAGACAATGTCAAAACTATCACGCAAGTCATATGTGCTCGTAGCGATTCCGAGAGACGACCCACTGACGAACATCTCCATCGCCCTAAACCCTTAAACCCTCGTGAGCCACTGGGATCTCCTGATCCCCACCCTTCGGCTCTTGCCTGAGACCAGGAaaaggcttgacaacatccaaTTCGTGCGCGCTCATGCCCTCGAGACCGCACGGTTAGCACTTAGCACGGCACACGCACTGCGCATTCACCACCAGCTCGACGAAATGCCGCGCCACGCAAACCCGCAAGCAGCGCATTGGGGTCACCACGACCAGATGAGACATTGGGGTCACCGCGACCAGATGGATTCGAGATAAGAGAGCTCACCGGGAGACTGGGAGGAGAAGCCCCCGGTATGACGCGGAGAGGACGGCGAGGCGGGGAAGCCATCGAGACAGGGCAGGAGGACGCCCTCGGCGCCTGATGCGCACCCGAGGCGAGGGGCCGAGATTACGCTGGGGATCCCCGAGGCCGCCGGGGACGCTAGAAGGCGGCGGGcacgcgcggcggcggcggccagcaTGGCTGCTGCTTCTCCGTGCGGCGGCCGGAGGGGGGGCAGTTGGGCTTGTCTAGATGGGCCGTGGACCGTTGTTGTTCAGGCTTCGGACTTCAGAGCACttaggatttggagacttggagaCGTATGATTTGATCTGGGCACTTTTATTTGGTGGAATTTTTacattttaactttttttaaacATATTCTATCAAGAGACCTCtgtgaaaataatttctaaaaatagatCATTTTACATGACGCTGTGATATTTGGTGTCATGGTTGAATAGCATAGCGTCGTGACATTTGATGATATGGTAGCTATCACGTATGAtcttttaaattcaaaataaaagatTTCGTGACATTTGACGTCGTGCTACCGATCTTCTATTTTGGACTTGAAAGATTATATATGGTAGCTACCACGGCGTCAATTATCACGACGCCGTGCTATTCAACCACGACATTAAATATCATACCTTTATTAAAAGAGTCTATTTTTCGATATTGTTTTCTCATAGATCCATGCAcataaaaagtttttaaaaagagCCAAATCCTAAAAATTTCACCTTTTATTTGTTCAATTGACTCACATTTATCTCGGCCGTATGATTTGATCAGACGGTACACATAGGTCCACGATCCACTTAGGATTTGGAGTAAGTACTCCCTTGTTAAAGAATATAAgacgtattttattttaaaaaactcaAACTTTATaagatttaataaaaaattaattaaattgtaTACATATTTAGTATACAAACTTTGTCACGATATATTTGTGTTTCAAAGTACTTTCAAcatgatgttgattttatagcaattacaaacatattataagaaaaattaacaATCAAAGTTTACTTTTTatgggtttttcaaaaaaaaaatgtcttaCATTCTTGATCGGATAGAACGGAGGGAGTCACttggggtgtgtttggttctccAGATGGGGTTTCGTAGAGCTGCGTCATGGGGATTTTGGCTGAGCGGAAGCAATTTAAGcggagtcatatttgttaaaaagaagagtgtttgttTGATTGTATCTGTCTAGACAATCTAAGGTAAGCTTCTATTTTATTGACTGAATCTAAGGTCGCATAACCAGATACAAAagttgagattatgattggttgctcatataaaaataattttgtaacaCTGATAAGTGAATCCGCCTACATAAGCGGATGCAGGAGTCTTCATCTATCGGACTAGGCTATGGAATCGAGCTTCACTCTCAGGCCAGGCTGAAAGTGTATATTTGCATCCGCTAGATAAGACTAGAATAGTGGAT from Phragmites australis chromosome 14, lpPhrAust1.1, whole genome shotgun sequence includes these protein-coding regions:
- the LOC133890491 gene encoding uncharacterized protein LOC133890491 isoform X1 gives rise to the protein MLAAAAARARRLLASPAASGIPSVISAPRLGCASGAEGVLLPCLDGFPASPSSPRHTGGFSSQSPGKMLLPTMTSQWRSGKSVRYHMATAHFSTEASDVDHPTEAVEELYQKMLKSVEAETMPPNAWLWSMISSCSNEEDIKLLFQILQKLRVFRLSNLRISANFNDHLCMKVTEACARVGTLDYGLKALWKHNVYGITPTIGSAHYLLQHAKEHNDTELMESIMQVLRRNSLPLQPGTADIVFSICYNADRWDLLSKYAERFVKAGVKLHRTAFDIWMEFAAKVGDSQAIWDINSLRGKSVKHYTLATGFACAKGFLLERKLESAAGIIKLLNKHLPDQKKPFVKDELQKLIAEWPTEVIKRQKKDDRKAMEEALVKDIPTMINCLTKSGLDIPVDLEKLAPQLQAA
- the LOC133890491 gene encoding uncharacterized protein LOC133890491 isoform X2; translation: MLAAAAARARRLLASPAASGIPSVISAPRLGCASGAEGVLLPCLDGFPASPSSPRHTGGFSSQSPGKMLLPTMTSQWRSGKSVRYHMATAHFSTEASDVDHPTEAVEELYQKMLKSVEAETMPPNAWLWSMISSCSNEEDIKLLFQILQKLRVFRLSNLRISANFNDHLCMKVTEACARVGTLDYGLKALWKHNVYGITPTIGSAHYLLQHAKEHNDTELMESIMQVLRRNSLPLQPGTADIVFSICYNADRWDLLSKYAERFVKAGVKLHRTAFDIWMEFAAKVGDSQAIWDINSLRGKSVKHYTLATGFACAKGFLLERKLESAAGIIKLLNKHLPDQKKPFVKDELQKLIAEWPTEVIKRQKKDDRKVG